A genome region from Arachis duranensis cultivar V14167 chromosome 6, aradu.V14167.gnm2.J7QH, whole genome shotgun sequence includes the following:
- the LOC107492514 gene encoding uncharacterized protein LOC107492514, translated as MGFRSSLPFSGLIRQLEQEMETVIKVLQPGPLGIIEHKFSAEEIRKANDTVSKAVANWRTNANLHHKNQLLKDYIQK; from the exons ATGGGGTTTCGAAGTTCGCTGCCATTTTCCGGGCTAATAAG ACAGCTTGAACAAGAGATGGAAACTGTGATTAAAGTATTGCAGCCTGGACCCTTGGGAATCATAGAGCATAAGTTTTCTGCTGAGGAGATTCGTAAGGCTAATGATACTGTCTCCAAGGCTGTGGCCAATTGGCGAACCAATGCAAATTTGCATCACAAAAATCAACTTTTGAAAGACTATATTCAGAAGTGA
- the LOC107492435 gene encoding monothiol glutaredoxin-S6 gives MEGVASMVAEKPVVIFSKSTCCLSHSMKSLIRSFGANATVYELDEISNGEQIENELIRMGCQPSVPAVFIGQQFIGGSKRIMSLHVRNELVPLLKDAKAIWI, from the coding sequence ATGGAAGGTGTGGCGAGCATGGTGGCTGAGAAGCCAGTGGTGATATTCAGCAAGAGCACGTGTTGCTTGAGTCACTCCATGAAATCACTGATAAGAAGCTTTGGTGCAAATGCAACTGTTTATGAGCTTGATGAGATCTCAAATGGAGAGCAGATTGAGAATGAGTTGATCCGAATGGGGTGCCAGCCAAGTGTGCCAGCTGTGTTCATAGGCCAACAATTCATTGGTGGTTCTAAGAGAATCATGAGCCTCCATGTCAGGAATGAGTTAGTTCCATTGCTCAAAGATGCTAAGGCTATTTGGATTTGA
- the LOC107492515 gene encoding OVARIAN TUMOR DOMAIN-containing deubiquitinating enzyme 5 isoform X2, with protein MEDSQEIEEQVQEEVISDNGTEKKQETRDEMLSRHRKEISQLRKKEIEMKKAAARGSKAEQKAKKKQVEDEVTRLSANLKEKHAKELAELGYSSGGNGNEKGNLDSLIKAIAGVSVANQPDRARVSKAQQKRDRRAQQEAEREQRIQAEQSDTISDRTIENEKLEKKLKPLGLTVCEIKPDGHCLYRAVEDQLALLSGGRSPHTYQELREMAAAYMRKHSAEFLPFFLSENLIEDDSDETLAEKFENYCKEVESTALWGGQLELGALTHCLKKHIMIFSGSFPDVEMGKEYKSAATTASSSSSIMLSYHKHAFGLGEHYNSVVPA; from the exons ATGGAGGATAGCCAGGAAATTGAGGAGCAGGTGCAGGAAGAAGTGATTTCAGACAATGGAACTGAAAAGAAGCAGGAAACTCGTGATGAGATGCTTTCGCGGCACAG GAAAGAGATATCACAACTGCggaaaaaagaaattgaaatgaaaaaggCAGCAGCTAGAGGTAGCAAGGCTGAACAGAAAGCTAAGAAGAAACAAGTGGAGGACGAGGTTACTCGACTTTCTGCTAATCTTAAAGAGAAACATGCAAAAGAACTGGCTGAATTAGGCTATAGCAGTGGTGGTAATGGGAATGAAAAGGGAAATTTAGACAGTTTGATAAAGGCCATAGCTGGAGTATCTGTTGCCAATCAGCCTGACCGTGCAAGGGTTAGCAAGGCCCAACAGAAGCGTGACCGAAGAGCTCAACAAGAAGCAGAAAGGGAGCAGAGAATCCAAGCAGAGCAGAGTGACACTATAAGTGATCGTAcaattgaaaatgaaaaattggaaaagaaGTTGAAGCCTCTCGGTTTAACTGTGTGTGAAATAAAGCCTGATGGGCACTGCCTCTATAGAGCTGTTGAGGATCAGCTGGCCCTCCTCTCTGGCGGTAGATCACCTCATACATACCAAGAACTTCGAGAAATGGCAGCTGCTTATATGAGAAAGCATTCAGCTGAGTTCCTTCCGTTTTTCCTTTCAGAAAATTTGATCGAAGATGATTCAGATGAAACACTTGCTGAGAAATTTGAAAACTATTGTAAAGAGGTGGAATCCACGGCTTTATGGGGAGGACAGTTAGAGCTTGGTGCCTTGACTCACTGCTTGAAGAAGCATATTATGATATTTTCCGGCTCCTTCCCCGATGTGGAGATGGGGAAGGAGTATAAATCCGCTGCTACCACTGCCTCATCGAGTTCAAGTATTATGCTTTCCTACCACAAGCATGCTTTTGGACTTGGTGAGCATTATAATTCTGTGGTCCCAGCATGA
- the LOC107492434 gene encoding monothiol glutaredoxin-S1-like, with product MDVLTMLTAEKPVVIFSKSTCCMSHTVKALIKSFGANPAMIELDKLPNGQQVERALVQLGSRPGVPAVFIGQQFIGGADELISLNVQNKLAQLLLRAKAIFIWSR from the coding sequence ATGGATGTGTTGACAATGTTGACTGCTGAGAAGCCAGTGGTGATCTTCAGCAAGAGCACTTGTTGCATGAGCCACACAGTGAAGGCTCTGATAAAAAGCTTTGGTGCAAACCCTGCAATGATTGAGCTTGACAAGTTGCCAAATGGTCAGCAAGTAGAGAGAGCACTGGTCCAGCTCGGCAGCCGGCCAGGCGTGCCGGCGGTGTTCATTGGACAGCAATTCATAGGTGGTGCTGATGAACTCATAAGTCTCAATGTTCAAAACAAGCTTGCTCAATTGCTACTAAGGGCTAAAGCTATATTCATCTGGAGTAGGTAG
- the LOC107492515 gene encoding OVARIAN TUMOR DOMAIN-containing deubiquitinating enzyme 5 isoform X1, which yields MSDRVGPMEDSQEIEEQVQEEVISDNGTEKKQETRDEMLSRHRKEISQLRKKEIEMKKAAARGSKAEQKAKKKQVEDEVTRLSANLKEKHAKELAELGYSSGGNGNEKGNLDSLIKAIAGVSVANQPDRARVSKAQQKRDRRAQQEAEREQRIQAEQSDTISDRTIENEKLEKKLKPLGLTVCEIKPDGHCLYRAVEDQLALLSGGRSPHTYQELREMAAAYMRKHSAEFLPFFLSENLIEDDSDETLAEKFENYCKEVESTALWGGQLELGALTHCLKKHIMIFSGSFPDVEMGKEYKSAATTASSSSSIMLSYHKHAFGLGEHYNSVVPA from the exons ATGTCGGACAG agTTGGTCCAATGGAGGATAGCCAGGAAATTGAGGAGCAGGTGCAGGAAGAAGTGATTTCAGACAATGGAACTGAAAAGAAGCAGGAAACTCGTGATGAGATGCTTTCGCGGCACAG GAAAGAGATATCACAACTGCggaaaaaagaaattgaaatgaaaaaggCAGCAGCTAGAGGTAGCAAGGCTGAACAGAAAGCTAAGAAGAAACAAGTGGAGGACGAGGTTACTCGACTTTCTGCTAATCTTAAAGAGAAACATGCAAAAGAACTGGCTGAATTAGGCTATAGCAGTGGTGGTAATGGGAATGAAAAGGGAAATTTAGACAGTTTGATAAAGGCCATAGCTGGAGTATCTGTTGCCAATCAGCCTGACCGTGCAAGGGTTAGCAAGGCCCAACAGAAGCGTGACCGAAGAGCTCAACAAGAAGCAGAAAGGGAGCAGAGAATCCAAGCAGAGCAGAGTGACACTATAAGTGATCGTAcaattgaaaatgaaaaattggaaaagaaGTTGAAGCCTCTCGGTTTAACTGTGTGTGAAATAAAGCCTGATGGGCACTGCCTCTATAGAGCTGTTGAGGATCAGCTGGCCCTCCTCTCTGGCGGTAGATCACCTCATACATACCAAGAACTTCGAGAAATGGCAGCTGCTTATATGAGAAAGCATTCAGCTGAGTTCCTTCCGTTTTTCCTTTCAGAAAATTTGATCGAAGATGATTCAGATGAAACACTTGCTGAGAAATTTGAAAACTATTGTAAAGAGGTGGAATCCACGGCTTTATGGGGAGGACAGTTAGAGCTTGGTGCCTTGACTCACTGCTTGAAGAAGCATATTATGATATTTTCCGGCTCCTTCCCCGATGTGGAGATGGGGAAGGAGTATAAATCCGCTGCTACCACTGCCTCATCGAGTTCAAGTATTATGCTTTCCTACCACAAGCATGCTTTTGGACTTGGTGAGCATTATAATTCTGTGGTCCCAGCATGA